Proteins encoded by one window of Moorella humiferrea:
- a CDS encoding DNA methyltransferase produces the protein MPSLNKQQRHIIKLVYPGKKREDDLLAETPAAHLKSVKAFFIGSNNEWHNMIIWGDNLTALKTLLQWKEQGKLINADNSPGVRLIYIDPPFASKQEYISTQEERAYQDRLSGAGFIEFLRQRLILMKHLLADNGSIYIHLDEKKSHYIKVIMDEIFGENHFQREIIWRIGWLSGFKTQAKNWIRNHDVILFYTKSDDFIFNKIYLPYPEGYTRRDGSPPRGPGYPIEDTWNCYELDRLDSIQIMSFSGEKTGFPTQKNENLLERIIRASSNPGDIVLDAFAGSGTTLAVAEKLGRRWIGIDNGKLAVYTMQKRLLSLKKEIGNRGEPLIPKPFILYNTGVYDYSQLQGFSWQEWRFIALHLFQCRDEPHMVGGIQWDGYIEASDVMVFDHLQNGGMTLNHSFINELHKRLTSKAARYYIIAPAPCVTFIEDCITKDMTRYCILRIPNSIINELLRRSHDTNRPLDEKLLHAIVKTVGSDLVYLPDLECEYIRREDKAVIRILQFKSKATAKGAKQKENRETLSMVMVDYNYNGQTFTLDAYFIAEEIKKAGWEVLLPLSALGKHVMIIFLDIYGNEYREVKTPGDFQNQ, from the coding sequence ATGCCATCTCTAAATAAACAACAGCGCCATATCATAAAACTCGTTTACCCCGGTAAAAAACGAGAAGATGACCTTCTCGCCGAAACCCCGGCTGCCCACTTAAAATCTGTAAAGGCTTTCTTTATCGGCAGCAACAACGAATGGCACAACATGATCATCTGGGGAGACAACCTAACTGCTTTAAAAACCCTTCTGCAGTGGAAAGAACAAGGTAAGCTTATAAATGCCGACAATTCCCCGGGGGTAAGGTTGATTTACATCGACCCGCCCTTTGCCTCAAAGCAGGAATATATAAGCACCCAGGAGGAAAGGGCCTATCAGGATAGATTGAGTGGGGCCGGGTTTATCGAGTTCCTGCGCCAAAGGTTAATTTTAATGAAGCACCTGTTGGCCGATAACGGCAGCATTTACATCCACCTGGATGAGAAAAAAAGCCACTATATTAAAGTAATTATGGATGAAATCTTCGGAGAAAATCATTTCCAACGGGAAATCATCTGGCGGATCGGCTGGCTTTCTGGCTTTAAGACGCAGGCAAAAAATTGGATAAGGAATCACGACGTTATACTTTTTTACACCAAAAGCGATGACTTCATCTTTAATAAAATTTACCTTCCCTACCCCGAGGGTTACACCAGACGCGACGGCTCCCCGCCCAGAGGACCTGGTTATCCCATTGAAGATACGTGGAACTGCTATGAACTCGACCGCCTCGACTCCATACAGATTATGAGCTTTTCCGGCGAAAAGACGGGTTTCCCCACCCAAAAAAACGAAAACCTCCTTGAGCGTATTATTCGCGCCTCTTCCAACCCGGGCGATATTGTGTTGGATGCCTTCGCCGGTTCCGGCACCACCCTGGCGGTGGCGGAAAAACTGGGGCGGCGCTGGATAGGTATCGACAACGGCAAGCTGGCCGTGTACACCATGCAAAAACGCCTGCTAAGCCTCAAAAAAGAAATTGGCAACCGGGGTGAACCCCTTATACCCAAACCCTTCATTCTTTATAACACCGGCGTGTATGATTACTCCCAGCTCCAGGGCTTTTCCTGGCAGGAATGGCGTTTTATTGCCCTCCATCTTTTTCAGTGCCGGGATGAACCCCACATGGTAGGCGGCATACAATGGGACGGTTACATTGAGGCCAGCGACGTTATGGTCTTCGATCACCTTCAGAATGGCGGTATGACCCTAAACCATAGCTTTATTAACGAACTGCATAAACGTCTTACCAGCAAGGCGGCCCGCTATTACATCATCGCCCCGGCGCCATGCGTGACCTTTATCGAAGACTGTATCACCAAAGATATGACACGCTACTGCATTTTACGTATCCCTAATTCCATAATCAACGAACTATTACGCCGTTCCCATGATACTAACCGCCCCCTGGATGAAAAACTGCTCCATGCAATTGTTAAAACCGTAGGTTCTGACCTAGTCTATTTACCCGATTTGGAATGCGAATATATACGCCGGGAGGATAAAGCGGTCATCCGCATTCTCCAATTTAAAAGCAAAGCCACGGCCAAAGGCGCGAAGCAAAAAGAAAACCGGGAAACGCTGTCGATGGTAATGGTCGATTATAACTACAATGGCCAAACCTTCACCCTCGACGCTTACTTTATTGCCGAAGAAATAAAAAAGGCCGGCTGGGAGGTGCTTCTCCCCCTGTCCGCCCTGGGAAAACACGTTATGATTATCTTCCTGGACATTTACGGCAACGAATACCGGGAGGTT
- a CDS encoding response regulator: MKGELKTLLAMPEKSVLLVEDSTLTRFSSRRTLEEKGYLVDEAASGQEALVKARGKGEPYDLVILDIHLPGMDGLAVLENLKRLPEYRYVPVMVVTVESNAAVVKKAIDLGAVEYLCKPYSVEELVRRVEKLIGPGVRGEESPAEMLHKVLRNELNRASRGGLKVALVLARSEKLGKGKIGECARQARRRLREIDTVIELSKSTLALILPHTGKEGAQVVTTKLESFLQGTWSYGIAVYPDNGKDGEELFAYAEAALKESWEKKEPGAPAQQQASDT, translated from the coding sequence TTGAAGGGAGAGCTGAAAACTTTGCTTGCCATGCCGGAAAAAAGCGTCCTGCTGGTGGAAGACTCGACACTCACCAGGTTTTCCTCAAGGAGAACACTGGAGGAGAAGGGCTACCTGGTGGACGAAGCCGCCAGCGGCCAGGAAGCGCTGGTTAAAGCCCGAGGGAAAGGAGAACCGTACGACCTGGTGATCCTCGACATCCACCTCCCGGGAATGGACGGCCTGGCTGTGCTGGAGAACCTCAAGCGCCTGCCGGAGTACCGTTACGTCCCGGTCATGGTGGTAACGGTCGAGAGCAACGCCGCCGTTGTCAAGAAGGCGATAGATCTGGGGGCGGTGGAGTACCTTTGCAAGCCCTACTCGGTCGAGGAGCTGGTGCGCCGCGTAGAGAAACTGATAGGACCGGGTGTCAGGGGAGAAGAATCCCCTGCGGAGATGCTCCATAAAGTACTCAGGAATGAGCTCAACCGGGCGAGTAGGGGCGGCTTAAAGGTAGCCCTGGTCCTGGCCAGGTCGGAAAAGTTGGGCAAGGGAAAGATTGGAGAATGCGCCAGGCAGGCGCGACGACGCCTGCGCGAGATAGACACCGTCATAGAGCTCAGCAAGAGCACGCTGGCGTTGATTCTCCCCCATACGGGAAAAGAAGGCGCGCAGGTGGTAACGACGAAACTAGAGAGTTTCCTCCAAGGGACGTGGAGCTACGGGATTGCGGTATATCCCGACAACGGAAAGGACGGGGAGGAGCTTTTCGCCTACGCCGAAGCTGCCCTTAAAGAGAGCTGGGAGAAAAAAGAGCCGGGTGCACCAGCCCAGCAGCAGGCGTCTGATACGTAG
- a CDS encoding S8 family peptidase yields the protein MRKLLRSLLLSLAGIILVLLFAFTSSFAAINPFLTAGQDDTPASEQILVKFKPGIPQAVKERVHVQNDAQVIDAIPEIGIEVVKVAKEKAREKVANYSRNPHVEFAEPDYIARAVFIPDDPYFEKQWGMAKIQAPDAWKVTKGSREVKIAILDSGIDQDHEDLRTQIVANVDFTPSKTVDDKFGHGTHVAGIAAAATNNGKGVAGVGFKCSLMNVKVLGDDGSGYYSWLAKGIIWATKNGAKVINISAGSNRPSKVLEKAINYAWSRGVVLVAAAGNDNSSAPFYPAFYTNCLAVGATDENDSRAFFSNYGPWVDIAAPGLNIFSTTPNHDNYIHNYGIALGYDYLSGTSMASPHVAGIAALVWAKYPGLSNAEVRKRIEEGVDPAGGFDPPIGRVNAYKALR from the coding sequence TTGCGAAAGTTGTTGAGGAGTTTGCTTTTATCTTTAGCGGGGATAATTTTAGTTTTGCTATTTGCTTTTACTAGTAGTTTCGCGGCTATCAACCCCTTTTTAACTGCCGGCCAGGATGACACGCCCGCTTCGGAGCAAATTCTCGTTAAATTTAAACCCGGCATCCCTCAAGCCGTTAAGGAGAGGGTACATGTTCAAAATGATGCCCAGGTAATTGACGCTATCCCTGAGATAGGAATAGAAGTAGTTAAAGTAGCAAAGGAAAAAGCCCGGGAGAAGGTAGCCAATTACAGCCGCAATCCCCATGTGGAATTTGCCGAGCCAGACTACATAGCCCGCGCCGTTTTCATTCCTGATGATCCCTATTTTGAGAAACAGTGGGGAATGGCCAAGATTCAGGCACCAGATGCTTGGAAGGTGACCAAGGGGAGCCGGGAAGTAAAAATCGCCATTCTAGATTCCGGGATTGACCAGGATCACGAAGACCTGAGAACCCAAATTGTGGCCAACGTTGATTTTACCCCTAGCAAGACGGTAGATGATAAATTTGGTCATGGTACTCACGTGGCGGGAATTGCTGCAGCGGCCACCAACAACGGCAAAGGGGTGGCAGGTGTCGGCTTTAAGTGCAGCCTCATGAACGTTAAAGTATTGGGCGATGACGGGAGCGGTTACTATAGCTGGTTGGCCAAGGGTATAATATGGGCCACAAAAAATGGGGCCAAGGTCATCAATATTAGCGCCGGTAGCAACAGGCCTTCTAAGGTATTAGAAAAAGCTATCAATTATGCCTGGAGCCGGGGAGTGGTCCTGGTAGCCGCGGCCGGTAATGACAATTCCTCAGCTCCCTTTTATCCCGCTTTTTATACCAATTGCCTCGCAGTAGGAGCTACAGACGAAAACGACAGCCGCGCGTTCTTTTCTAATTATGGGCCATGGGTGGACATTGCCGCCCCGGGTTTAAACATCTTTTCTACCACCCCCAACCACGACAACTATATTCACAATTATGGCATAGCCCTGGGCTACGACTACCTGTCAGGGACCTCTATGGCCAGCCCGCACGTAGCCGGAATAGCAGCTTTAGTCTGGGCCAAGTATCCTGGCTTGAGCAATGCAGAGGTAAGGAAGAGGATCGAAGAAGGGGTGGATCCTGCAGGGGGCTTTGATCCGCCTATAGGACGGGTTAACGCCTATAAGGCTTTACGCTGA
- a CDS encoding protease complex subunit PrcB family protein: MLTEENYQKYYHVTPEGADFIQNIYLLACWGIKPNPGYKISISQIAQHDREVIIRIKLIEPEPLKFYPQVITRPLMVAEVAKAALSPRGLLTFIFVAEKGLELARLETNVSA; encoded by the coding sequence GTGCTTACTGAAGAAAACTACCAAAAGTATTACCATGTAACCCCCGAGGGAGCAGACTTTATCCAAAATATTTATCTCCTCGCCTGCTGGGGGATAAAACCCAATCCCGGTTATAAGATCTCAATTTCGCAGATAGCCCAACATGATCGGGAAGTTATTATAAGAATAAAGTTAATCGAGCCGGAACCCCTAAAATTTTATCCCCAGGTTATCACTCGCCCCCTAATGGTCGCTGAGGTAGCTAAAGCTGCTTTATCTCCCCGCGGGCTGCTAACGTTTATCTTTGTGGCAGAAAAGGGGTTGGAACTAGCCCGCCTCGAAACTAATGTTTCAGCGTAA
- a CDS encoding bifunctional diguanylate cyclase/phosphohydrolase: MRKWEQKRAQEISEYILVTHIVSLLIFLMIVFSFYNLPLGLHLRLYLLFMFIIFAATIIAYTAGKLLPRITTLEQPQIDEILLLAVIFPLAFIFLWYSHNFFGAKVLILVPSIIASTSLGKLGGTTAAVLASALLFFLDYRLHNYLPPEIFQTNSIITGVNLLLTWLVGGLMEVERKTRQELLQLADYDQLTGLYNHRYLQEKLALTLQKAAAANLPVSFALLDIDQFKYFNTVYGYQKGDEILANIGQLLGEEIKEPCYAARYGSDEFALVFPGKEKSETARVTSLIKEKIVSRATVSLLESERTPPFKPFTIVTGLASYPADADGVSSLVRAAENDLYRTKYSRGDAYLYYSIISEITHLKVKEAFPTLQTLVALINIKDRYTFGHSERVMSYSLALAKKLSLSEEEKDTLRYGAYLHDLGKIEVESAILNKTGSLTEREWEIMKMHTILGSEIVKPLLFFQDISPIIRSHHENYDGSGYPDGLKGEEIPLPARIVRLADSFDAMTTDRPYKKALTFLQASQELQKYAGKHYDPLLVDLFLEAVKEAYEKRYTYL; this comes from the coding sequence ATGCGCAAGTGGGAGCAAAAGAGGGCGCAGGAGATATCCGAGTATATTTTAGTTACCCATATCGTCAGCCTTTTAATTTTTTTAATGATCGTTTTCAGCTTTTATAATCTACCGTTAGGCTTACATCTGCGTTTGTATTTGCTATTTATGTTTATTATATTCGCTGCAACAATTATAGCGTATACTGCCGGCAAGCTCCTCCCCAGGATAACTACTCTGGAACAGCCGCAGATAGATGAGATTTTACTCCTGGCCGTCATCTTCCCTTTGGCCTTTATCTTTCTCTGGTACAGCCATAATTTTTTCGGGGCCAAGGTTTTGATTTTGGTCCCCTCCATAATCGCCTCCACCAGCTTGGGCAAGCTGGGGGGGACAACAGCCGCTGTTCTGGCCAGCGCCCTCCTTTTTTTCCTGGATTACCGGCTGCATAATTATTTGCCTCCCGAAATCTTCCAAACAAACTCCATCATCACCGGCGTTAATCTCCTGCTCACCTGGCTGGTGGGCGGGCTGATGGAAGTAGAAAGGAAAACCCGGCAGGAGTTGCTCCAGCTGGCCGATTACGATCAATTAACCGGACTGTACAACCACCGCTACCTGCAGGAAAAGCTGGCCCTAACCTTGCAAAAAGCGGCAGCGGCAAATCTTCCTGTATCCTTTGCCTTATTAGACATCGATCAATTTAAGTACTTTAACACGGTATACGGTTACCAGAAGGGGGATGAAATTTTAGCCAACATCGGGCAACTATTGGGGGAGGAAATCAAAGAGCCGTGTTATGCAGCCCGCTACGGCAGCGATGAATTCGCCCTGGTTTTTCCCGGGAAAGAAAAAAGTGAGACTGCCAGGGTGACTTCACTTATAAAAGAAAAAATAGTGAGCCGGGCCACCGTTTCCTTGCTGGAGAGTGAAAGGACGCCGCCTTTTAAGCCCTTTACCATTGTTACAGGATTAGCGAGCTACCCGGCTGATGCTGACGGGGTTTCGTCCCTGGTGAGGGCGGCAGAAAATGACCTATACAGAACCAAGTACTCACGAGGTGACGCTTACCTTTATTATTCTATAATAAGCGAGATAACCCACTTAAAAGTCAAGGAAGCCTTCCCCACCCTCCAGACCCTGGTGGCGCTGATAAATATCAAAGACCGCTACACCTTCGGCCATTCGGAGAGGGTTATGTCTTATTCTTTGGCCCTAGCGAAAAAATTATCCCTCTCTGAGGAAGAAAAAGATACCTTGCGCTACGGTGCCTATTTACACGACCTGGGTAAGATCGAAGTTGAGAGCGCTATCCTCAATAAAACAGGTTCTTTAACCGAAAGAGAATGGGAGATCATGAAGATGCATACAATATTAGGAAGCGAAATAGTCAAACCTTTACTATTTTTCCAAGATATATCACCAATTATTCGCTCCCATCATGAAAACTACGATGGCTCTGGTTATCCAGATGGTTTAAAAGGAGAGGAAATCCCGCTCCCGGCGCGCATCGTGCGCCTGGCCGACAGCTTCGATGCCATGACTACCGACCGCCCCTACAAGAAGGCACTGACCTTTTTGCAAGCTAGCCAAGAATTGCAGAAATATGCTGGTAAGCACTATGACCCGTTGCTCGTAGACCTCTTTCTGGAAGCGGTGAAAGAAGCATATGAAAAGCGGTACACCTATCTGTAG
- a CDS encoding cyclic lactone autoinducer peptide translates to MKRLLYRLLPFAFSVLAFAAAIGVKPTCNFFFYQPEVPRSLRK, encoded by the coding sequence ATGAAGCGTTTACTTTACCGCCTTTTGCCTTTTGCATTCAGCGTCTTGGCCTTCGCCGCTGCTATTGGGGTCAAACCGACTTGTAATTTCTTTTTCTATCAGCCCGAGGTGCCCAGGTCCCTCCGCAAGTAA
- a CDS encoding accessory gene regulator ArgB-like protein translates to MLRFNLTRPAAAYLKEKLNLTPDEEEIALYGLQVIIYPLISLLSISLVGWLLGCLYTTLAATLTAAFLRLWSGGAHSRSPLTCTLLGAVVSPALGKTSLILTPHLSPFNLFIIVILGSLLSLTFVWRLAPVDSPAKPLLSPEYRQRMRRLSITSVFFIAAVQIALLATAGAPAVVLALSLGLWWQTFTLTRAGHRFATLIDEIISPGVGR, encoded by the coding sequence TTGTTAAGGTTTAACCTGACCCGGCCGGCTGCCGCCTACTTGAAGGAGAAGCTCAATTTGACCCCGGATGAGGAAGAGATCGCCCTATATGGGCTGCAAGTTATTATCTATCCCCTTATAAGCTTGCTGTCCATCAGCCTGGTAGGCTGGCTTTTAGGCTGCCTGTATACCACCCTGGCCGCTACCTTAACGGCAGCTTTCCTGCGCCTTTGGTCCGGCGGGGCCCACAGCCGGTCGCCCCTAACCTGCACCCTGCTGGGGGCAGTTGTTTCCCCAGCCCTGGGGAAAACGTCTCTAATATTGACACCTCATTTAAGCCCCTTTAACCTTTTCATAATAGTTATCCTGGGGTCGCTCTTATCTTTAACCTTCGTCTGGCGCCTGGCCCCGGTAGATTCTCCGGCCAAACCCCTTCTTTCCCCGGAATACCGCCAGAGAATGCGGCGTTTATCCATTACCAGCGTATTTTTTATCGCCGCCGTACAAATTGCCCTGCTGGCTACGGCCGGGGCCCCGGCCGTAGTCCTGGCCCTGAGCCTGGGTCTATGGTGGCAGACCTTTACTTTGACCAGGGCGGGACACCGGTTTGCCACTCTCATAGACGAAATAATCTCACCGGGAGTAGGGAGGTGA